The Chryseobacterium indicum genome includes a window with the following:
- a CDS encoding pyridoxine 5'-phosphate synthase, with protein MTKLSVNINKIATLRNARGGETPSVTEAAVKIQEFGGQGITIHPRPDERHITRKDVYDLKPLVTTEFNIEGNPHRSFIDMVLEVKPEQVTLVPDADDAITSNAGWDTKKHLDFLTEIIAEFKNAGIRTSIFLDPTPELVEYAAKTGTDRIELYTEAYAKNYTQNKESAIKPYYDTAVVATDFGLGINAGHDLSLENLKYFADTIPNLLEVSIGHALISEALYMGMENTVQAYLKRLAKW; from the coding sequence ATGACAAAACTAAGTGTAAACATTAATAAAATTGCGACGCTGAGAAATGCAAGAGGAGGAGAAACACCCAGTGTAACGGAAGCAGCCGTAAAAATTCAGGAATTCGGAGGACAGGGCATTACCATCCATCCAAGACCCGATGAAAGACACATCACAAGAAAAGATGTTTATGATCTGAAACCTTTGGTAACCACGGAATTCAATATCGAAGGAAATCCTCACCGTTCTTTTATCGATATGGTTCTTGAGGTAAAACCGGAACAGGTAACGTTGGTTCCCGATGCAGATGATGCCATTACTTCAAATGCGGGTTGGGACACGAAAAAACATCTGGATTTTCTTACGGAAATTATCGCAGAATTTAAAAATGCAGGAATCCGTACTTCAATTTTCTTAGATCCGACTCCTGAACTGGTAGAATATGCTGCCAAAACAGGAACCGACAGAATTGAACTCTACACCGAAGCTTACGCTAAAAATTATACCCAAAATAAAGAATCTGCCATAAAACCTTATTATGATACGGCGGTTGTTGCTACAGATTTTGGATTGGGAATTAATGCCGGACACGATTTAAGTTTAGAAAATTTAAAATATTTTGCAGATACCATCCCGAATTTGCTCGAAGTTTCCATCGGTCATGCCTTGATTTCAGAAGCATTATATATGGGAATGGAAAATACAGTTCAGGCTTATTTGAAGAGACTGGCAAAATGGTAA
- a CDS encoding DUF2085 domain-containing protein, with the protein MTKIQWVDCHRMPSRSFFYKNKQFPVCARCTGIYLGYFVMIPLLWFYQISILLSVVLVLPTFVDGLTQAYLNRESTNFIRCFTGILAGIGMSGLSERITYHTYKFIETLIT; encoded by the coding sequence ATGACTAAAATACAATGGGTAGACTGTCATAGAATGCCCTCAAGATCATTTTTTTACAAGAATAAACAATTTCCGGTATGTGCAAGATGTACCGGTATTTACTTAGGATATTTTGTCATGATTCCTTTATTATGGTTTTATCAGATAAGTATTCTGTTAAGTGTTGTCCTTGTTCTTCCTACGTTTGTTGATGGCTTAACTCAGGCTTATCTCAACAGAGAAAGTACCAACTTTATCCGTTGTTTTACCGGAATTCTCGCCGGAATAGGAATGAGTGGTCTTAGTGAAAGAATTACTTATCATACTTATAAATTCATTGAAACATTAATAACTTAA
- a CDS encoding mechanosensitive ion channel family protein, with the protein MNDQLQETKNFIQDLSEQLYIYITKISPAGLDWIFHAFTKLAILVILFLLVDFLVKPVINLIFRFFHNEEKYPVIKSIYQSRITNSVAHLFALAIVLGIQTSIFPPKAIPRTNIFIIRSINLGLVLILAGMLYRGLTAFRNYFAIKQDYYKIMALNAISETMKILGIFIFSIVGICVIFGIKGATIVGSLGAITAVLVLVFRDTILGFVTGIHVSTSKSLKVGDWISIPKYNIEGNISDISLLTTKIMNFDKTISSIPTYDLLTTEIKNLQVMSESNTRRIKKSIYFNINSFKFLTEEDIDRLKDINLISEYLEGKSIELKKEKETLKHSDKIVNGRQLTNIGVFRYYAEKYLQNDPDVDQDGAMMVRQLDITPQGLPLEIYCFANDSRWEHFEQIQADIFDHLLVASKEFDLQVMQISVKV; encoded by the coding sequence ATGAATGATCAGTTACAGGAAACTAAAAATTTTATACAGGATTTAAGCGAACAGCTTTATATATACATCACCAAAATTTCTCCGGCGGGTCTGGATTGGATTTTTCATGCCTTTACAAAACTTGCTATACTTGTTATTTTATTTTTGCTGGTAGACTTTCTTGTAAAACCTGTGATTAATCTTATCTTCCGTTTTTTTCATAATGAAGAAAAATATCCGGTGATAAAATCAATTTATCAGTCAAGAATAACAAATTCCGTAGCTCATCTTTTTGCTTTGGCAATTGTACTGGGGATTCAGACTTCTATATTTCCGCCAAAAGCAATTCCCAGAACCAACATTTTTATTATACGTTCCATTAATTTAGGACTTGTATTAATTCTTGCCGGAATGCTCTATCGTGGTCTTACTGCTTTCAGAAACTATTTCGCCATTAAACAGGATTATTACAAAATCATGGCTTTGAATGCGATCTCTGAAACAATGAAAATCTTAGGAATTTTCATTTTCTCCATTGTAGGAATCTGTGTGATTTTTGGGATTAAAGGAGCTACCATTGTTGGAAGTTTAGGGGCAATTACTGCTGTTCTGGTACTGGTTTTCCGCGATACCATTCTTGGATTTGTAACCGGAATCCATGTTTCAACTTCTAAAAGTCTTAAAGTAGGGGACTGGATCAGTATTCCCAAATACAATATCGAAGGAAATATTTCAGACATCAGTCTTTTAACGACGAAGATCATGAATTTTGATAAAACCATTTCATCGATTCCCACCTATGATCTTTTAACCACTGAGATTAAAAATCTTCAGGTGATGTCGGAATCCAATACCAGAAGAATTAAAAAATCAATCTACTTTAATATCAATTCCTTTAAATTTTTAACAGAAGAAGACATTGATCGCCTGAAAGACATTAATCTGATCTCAGAATATCTTGAAGGAAAAAGCATTGAGCTGAAAAAAGAAAAAGAGACTTTGAAGCACAGTGATAAAATAGTGAACGGAAGACAGCTTACTAACATTGGTGTTTTCAGATACTACGCAGAAAAGTACCTGCAGAATGATCCCGATGTGGATCAGGATGGGGCAATGATGGTTCGTCAGTTGGATATTACTCCGCAAGGTCTGCCTTTGGAAATCTACTGTTTCGCCAATGATTCGCGTTGGGAACATTTTGAGCAGATTCAGGCAGATATTTTTGATCATTTACTGGTTGCTTCTAAAGAATTCGATCTTCAGGTAATGCAGATCAGTGTGAAGGTGTAA
- a CDS encoding carboxypeptidase regulatory-like domain-containing protein, with amino-acid sequence MKKFNLFFIFIILFSLGSCHSDSSSPTEATADNTVKTGKVTGKVMSQNGAKAIGGASVFTFDDKYKIYYTTSDADGNFTLDAPVGNHTIHIQTGNGSNFRTEVATTVKNNETLTLDLSQTKLNQVAKIAYVKGSYDKIEDIILSLGYTATEITNNDLTNLNTIAQYDIIFLNCGSRKYSTNQALFPAIDANLAIFVANGGSIYASDWDVSYLVGGTDNTSGCAPAGGFVPDSKLCSVNNGNSGIVPAVVSNAGLSSALGFSNLNIDFDLGAWQKITSYDSSYWEVLVKDGANQALMLRTNHFTATGIPVTPIGNAPNTTFVPVCVTIPGTNIQITISVPQTLVPYLVALGATVGPCSGSSNSGFIYYTSFHNHAAGNIGNAGVILQYVILNL; translated from the coding sequence ATGAAAAAATTTAACCTCTTCTTTATTTTTATCATTCTTTTTTCTCTGGGTTCCTGTCACTCAGATTCTTCTTCTCCCACAGAAGCAACGGCAGACAATACGGTAAAAACCGGAAAGGTAACCGGTAAAGTAATGTCACAAAACGGCGCAAAAGCCATTGGCGGTGCCTCTGTTTTTACTTTCGATGATAAATATAAGATCTACTACACAACTTCCGATGCGGATGGTAATTTTACACTGGACGCTCCGGTCGGCAATCACACCATTCACATTCAGACAGGGAATGGAAGCAATTTCCGTACAGAAGTTGCTACGACTGTAAAAAATAACGAAACTTTAACGCTTGATCTGTCCCAGACCAAACTGAATCAGGTGGCTAAAATTGCTTATGTAAAAGGCTCGTATGATAAAATTGAAGATATTATTCTTTCTTTAGGATATACCGCAACAGAAATCACGAATAATGATCTTACGAATTTAAATACCATTGCACAATATGATATCATTTTTCTGAACTGCGGTTCGAGAAAATATTCCACCAATCAGGCACTTTTCCCTGCAATCGATGCAAATCTTGCCATTTTTGTTGCTAATGGAGGAAGTATCTATGCTTCGGACTGGGATGTTTCTTATCTGGTAGGCGGAACAGATAATACTTCGGGTTGCGCTCCAGCCGGAGGATTTGTTCCCGATTCAAAACTATGTTCTGTGAATAACGGAAATTCGGGAATTGTTCCGGCTGTGGTAAGCAACGCAGGATTGTCTTCAGCTCTTGGTTTCAGCAATCTTAATATCGATTTTGATTTGGGAGCATGGCAAAAAATTACCAGTTATGATTCTTCATACTGGGAAGTTCTGGTAAAAGACGGAGCCAATCAGGCATTGATGCTGAGAACGAATCATTTTACAGCTACAGGAATTCCTGTAACTCCAATCGGAAATGCACCGAACACCACTTTTGTTCCGGTTTGCGTTACAATTCCGGGAACTAATATCCAGATCACGATCTCAGTTCCGCAGACTCTGGTTCCTTATCTTGTTGCATTAGGAGCAACTGTAGGTCCTTGCTCCGGCTCATCCAACAGCGGCTTTATTTATTATACGAGTTTCCACAACCATGCTGCAGGAAACATCGGCAATGCAGGTGTTATTCTACAGTATGTAATCCTGAATCTTTAA
- a CDS encoding IS5 family transposase, with amino-acid sequence MLGKNPEKKPELFRPMLVDFIDHEHELVLLSEKIDWNYFEKEFSPLYSKVGNPSHPIRFMVGCLLLKHLYNLGDETLEKAWIMNPYMQHFCGRVFFEHEFPCDPSNFVHFRKRIGEKGIEKIFAYSVRMHDAKTNTSNFVLSDTTVQENNTSFPTDAKLCKKVIDYCNKIAGNEGIKQRQRYTKVSKQMVRNTYNGKHPKRAKAARKSQRQLKTIAMRLIRELQRNFNAEQQEFYKDLMTLYTKVVTQKRNDADKIYSIHKPFTRCIAKGKAHSQYEFGNKVGLITTANKGKKIILGIKAFLQTPYDGHTIEPLLEQMETGGQKLPKELVYDRGGRGKSEIKGVKISIPSTPRKKDTAYQKQTKRKKFRTRAAIEPIIGHLKTDFRLAKNYFMGETGPQINALLAATAWNMKKMMELLKQKIIFLFYKIQIMLFSNPVFKNKLNSGFC; translated from the coding sequence ATGTTGGGGAAAAATCCAGAAAAGAAGCCAGAATTATTCCGCCCAATGTTGGTGGATTTTATTGACCACGAGCATGAACTTGTTCTACTTTCAGAAAAAATAGATTGGAATTATTTTGAGAAAGAATTTTCGCCCTTGTATTCCAAAGTGGGCAATCCGAGCCATCCGATTCGGTTTATGGTGGGTTGTTTGCTACTGAAACATTTGTATAATTTGGGCGATGAGACGTTGGAAAAAGCCTGGATCATGAATCCTTATATGCAGCATTTTTGTGGCAGGGTTTTCTTTGAACACGAATTTCCTTGTGACCCGAGTAATTTTGTTCATTTCCGAAAAAGAATTGGCGAAAAAGGTATCGAAAAAATCTTTGCCTACAGCGTAAGAATGCACGATGCCAAGACGAACACCTCAAATTTTGTTTTGTCCGATACTACCGTTCAGGAGAATAATACCTCTTTTCCTACCGATGCAAAATTGTGCAAAAAAGTGATTGATTATTGCAACAAAATAGCCGGAAATGAAGGCATAAAACAAAGACAACGCTACACAAAAGTCAGCAAACAAATGGTGCGCAACACCTACAACGGAAAACATCCCAAGCGGGCAAAAGCGGCAAGGAAATCTCAAAGACAGCTCAAAACCATCGCCATGAGACTGATTCGTGAATTGCAACGGAATTTTAATGCAGAACAGCAAGAATTTTATAAAGATTTAATGACATTGTACACCAAGGTTGTCACACAAAAAAGAAACGATGCCGATAAAATTTACAGCATTCACAAGCCTTTTACCCGATGTATTGCCAAAGGAAAAGCGCATAGCCAGTATGAATTTGGGAATAAGGTAGGTTTGATAACCACCGCCAACAAAGGCAAGAAAATTATTCTCGGGATTAAAGCATTTTTGCAAACTCCTTACGATGGTCACACCATAGAACCACTTTTGGAACAGATGGAAACCGGTGGTCAAAAGCTCCCAAAAGAACTCGTTTACGATAGAGGTGGCAGAGGAAAATCAGAAATAAAGGGCGTGAAAATCTCCATCCCAAGCACTCCAAGAAAAAAAGACACTGCTTATCAAAAGCAGACAAAGCGCAAAAAATTTAGAACCAGAGCGGCAATAGAACCTATCATCGGACATTTAAAAACCGATTTTAGGCTGGCAAAAAATTACTTCATGGGAGAAACGGGACCACAAATCAATGCATTACTAGCTGCAACCGCTTGGAACATGAAGAAAATGATGGAACTACTGAAACAGAAAATTATTTTCTTATTTTATAAGATACAAATTATGCTGTTTTCTAATCCTGTTTTTAAAAATAAATTAAATAGTGGGTTTTGTTAA
- a CDS encoding DUF456 domain-containing protein → MGFVKERLINILCLILLVLGIVGTFLPVLPGLLLSICGLLIYKYGTDADLSMIYVWVFVILTVASVVLNYIIPAKTNQKYGGTRWGSIGSVIGTIVGIFLPIPLGFLVGMFAGVFVGELLHDSQDINKALKSTKGAFIGFIYGTGFSFVVGVAMFLVVLFNMLNII, encoded by the coding sequence GTGGGTTTTGTTAAGGAACGACTAATTAATATCCTTTGTCTTATTCTTTTGGTTTTAGGTATTGTAGGAACGTTTCTCCCTGTTTTACCGGGGTTATTATTAAGCATTTGCGGGCTTTTGATCTATAAATACGGTACAGATGCAGACCTGTCTATGATTTATGTATGGGTATTTGTAATTCTTACTGTTGCTTCAGTGGTATTAAACTATATTATTCCCGCAAAGACCAATCAGAAATACGGAGGAACACGCTGGGGAAGCATTGGTTCGGTTATCGGAACCATTGTAGGAATTTTCTTACCGATTCCTTTAGGATTTCTGGTAGGAATGTTTGCAGGAGTTTTTGTGGGAGAGCTTCTTCACGACAGTCAGGATATAAACAAAGCCCTGAAGTCAACAAAAGGAGCATTTATAGGATTTATTTACGGAACAGGATTTAGTTTCGTGGTAGGTGTGGCAATGTTTTTGGTGGTATTATTTAATATGCTTAATATTATCTAA
- a CDS encoding uracil-DNA glycosylase, whose product MTWTEILAPIKNTPYFTNLWEKVKQEYAATKVFPPKNQIFRALEITPFEDIEVVIIGQDPYHNDYQANGLCFSVSEQVAAPPSLKNIFIELKDDLGVERTSKELDDWGKQGVLLLNATLTVRAHSPNSHKDLGWEKFTDFIIKEISDKKENVVFVLWGAFAQKKAELIDPAKHFILKSAHPSPFSVYRGFFGSRPFSKINEYLVSKGKKPISW is encoded by the coding sequence ATGACCTGGACAGAAATATTAGCCCCCATAAAAAACACCCCATACTTTACCAACCTTTGGGAAAAAGTAAAGCAGGAATATGCAGCCACTAAAGTTTTTCCACCAAAAAATCAGATTTTCAGAGCGTTGGAAATTACGCCTTTTGAAGATATTGAAGTAGTGATCATCGGACAGGATCCTTATCATAATGATTATCAGGCGAATGGTTTATGTTTTTCTGTTTCTGAACAGGTTGCCGCGCCGCCTTCTCTGAAAAATATTTTTATTGAATTAAAAGATGATTTAGGTGTTGAAAGAACTTCAAAAGAATTGGACGATTGGGGAAAACAAGGAGTTTTACTGTTGAATGCAACTTTAACCGTTCGTGCGCATTCTCCTAATTCACACAAAGATTTGGGATGGGAAAAATTTACAGATTTCATCATCAAAGAAATTTCAGATAAAAAAGAAAACGTTGTTTTTGTTCTTTGGGGCGCTTTTGCACAAAAAAAAGCCGAACTCATCGATCCGGCTAAACATTTTATTTTAAAATCTGCTCATCCCTCTCCGTTTTCCGTGTATAGAGGATTCTTCGGAAGCAGACCTTTTTCAAAAATTAATGAATATCTGGTTTCAAAAGGGAAGAAACCTATTTCATGGTAG
- a CDS encoding GNAT family N-acetyltransferase encodes MKLETERLILKPIDESYTEDILKIRSNETINQFVHRNPPKNNYDALQFILTIKENTQNQTSFYWGISLKDHPNLIGTICLWNFSEDRKEAEVGYELLPEYHRKGIMSEALAAVVDFAFKNLHLQEIVAMTHKLNENSKGLLLKHDFVLHEDRKDEDFPENLVFSLKK; translated from the coding sequence ATGAAGCTAGAAACCGAAAGATTAATTCTCAAACCCATCGACGAGAGTTATACAGAAGACATTCTAAAGATCAGAAGCAATGAAACCATCAACCAGTTCGTACACCGAAATCCTCCTAAAAACAATTATGATGCGCTTCAGTTTATTTTAACCATTAAAGAAAATACCCAAAATCAGACATCTTTTTATTGGGGAATTTCTTTAAAAGACCATCCGAATCTGATTGGAACCATTTGTCTATGGAATTTTTCCGAAGACCGAAAAGAAGCAGAAGTCGGTTATGAGTTATTGCCGGAGTATCACAGAAAAGGTATCATGTCGGAAGCTTTGGCTGCAGTAGTGGATTTTGCATTTAAAAATTTACATTTGCAGGAAATTGTTGCGATGACGCACAAACTCAACGAAAATTCAAAAGGACTTCTTTTAAAACATGATTTTGTATTGCATGAAGATAGGAAGGATGAAGACTTTCCGGAGAATCTGGTTTTTAGTTTGAAGAAATAA
- a CDS encoding endonuclease MutS2, with protein MYINKEDLNELEFPQLLAEISPFAYSPKTREKILQLRPMEIDEAELSLKKTSEYLSSFESSNAIPFDEYEDIESELKLMLIENYRLENSAFIKIKTITEQIGKLQKFFPTMPETFPTLMEDVSVLEFRKEIIDKVDKVFNRFGEVKSEASPALKGLRSEIQHAKKAIQENFNRALTTYGQSDFLDDIRETIIDDQRVLAVKSGFKRRVPGRVLGLSKTGSITYIQPDSVVKHYFKLRESEEEEKKEIDKILRQLTAELAEFQPQLWRYQKYIFDLDLTRAKAKFAELINGVLPKINRHKTLRLREAFHPLLFLRNKAENKTIYPQTLSLTEHNRIICISGPNAGGKSITLKTVGLLQLMIQSGILVPTHPKSEMFFFDKIMTDIGDNQSIENHLSTYSSRLKKMSGIIREAEANTLLLIDEFGTGSDPELGGALAESFLEFFYDKKSFAIITTHYTNIKLVVEQLPNAQNAAMLFNEETLEPMYKLEVGQAGSSFTFEVAEKNKIPRFIIHSAKKKVEHDIVNLDKTIVKLQQEKYEVEKLKTDLAERKESVEDKRDNLQKLNEQLQQKLFNFQKLYEEEHRKLQFGNKIEAFIDSYVKGKSRKDVVKDFVKILEQEKFRKLGTDKDESKRLQVVKRKITQQLKKEEVIEKITETNEKLEEKRKTDRALWMKVGQRVRISGSTSVGTIEKISRNKVIVNYGTFKTTIDADELERI; from the coding sequence GTGTATATAAATAAAGAAGATTTAAACGAATTAGAGTTTCCGCAATTGCTCGCGGAAATTTCTCCCTTTGCGTATTCTCCGAAAACAAGAGAAAAAATTCTTCAACTTCGTCCGATGGAAATAGACGAGGCAGAACTTTCATTGAAAAAAACTTCCGAATATCTTTCGAGTTTTGAAAGTTCAAATGCAATTCCGTTTGATGAATATGAAGATATCGAAAGTGAGCTGAAGCTAATGCTGATCGAAAATTACCGACTGGAAAACAGCGCTTTCATCAAAATCAAAACCATCACGGAGCAAATCGGGAAATTGCAGAAGTTCTTCCCGACCATGCCGGAAACCTTTCCTACTCTAATGGAAGATGTTTCTGTTCTGGAATTCAGAAAAGAGATTATTGATAAAGTTGATAAAGTATTCAACCGTTTTGGTGAGGTGAAAAGCGAAGCTTCCCCTGCTTTAAAAGGGTTAAGAAGTGAAATTCAGCACGCCAAAAAAGCGATTCAGGAAAACTTTAACCGTGCGTTAACAACTTATGGACAGAGTGATTTTCTGGATGATATTCGCGAAACGATTATTGATGACCAAAGAGTTTTAGCGGTAAAATCGGGTTTCAAAAGAAGAGTTCCGGGAAGAGTTTTGGGACTTTCAAAAACCGGTTCTATCACTTATATTCAGCCGGATTCCGTAGTAAAGCATTATTTCAAGCTTCGTGAAAGCGAGGAGGAAGAGAAAAAGGAAATTGATAAGATTTTAAGACAGCTTACCGCAGAACTGGCGGAATTTCAACCTCAGCTCTGGAGATATCAGAAGTATATTTTCGACCTTGATTTAACGAGAGCGAAGGCTAAATTTGCAGAGCTCATTAATGGTGTTTTACCAAAAATCAACCGCCATAAAACATTAAGATTAAGAGAAGCGTTCCATCCTTTGCTGTTTTTAAGAAATAAAGCGGAAAATAAAACGATCTATCCTCAAACGCTGAGTTTAACGGAACACAACAGAATCATCTGTATTTCCGGACCGAATGCGGGAGGAAAATCTATTACGCTGAAAACGGTTGGTCTGCTTCAACTGATGATCCAGAGCGGAATTCTGGTTCCTACCCATCCCAAATCGGAAATGTTTTTCTTTGATAAGATCATGACCGATATTGGGGATAATCAGTCGATTGAAAACCATCTTTCAACGTATTCATCAAGATTGAAGAAAATGTCCGGAATCATTCGTGAAGCAGAAGCCAATACGCTTTTACTGATTGATGAATTCGGTACAGGTTCCGATCCTGAACTGGGAGGTGCTTTAGCAGAAAGTTTCCTTGAGTTTTTCTATGACAAAAAAAGTTTTGCGATCATTACGACGCACTACACCAATATTAAACTTGTTGTGGAACAGCTTCCGAATGCGCAGAATGCAGCAATGTTATTCAATGAAGAAACATTGGAACCGATGTACAAACTGGAAGTGGGACAAGCGGGAAGTTCATTTACTTTTGAGGTGGCGGAAAAGAATAAAATTCCGAGATTTATTATTCATTCTGCCAAGAAAAAGGTGGAACATGATATTGTAAATCTGGATAAAACGATTGTAAAGCTTCAGCAGGAGAAATACGAAGTGGAAAAGCTTAAAACCGATCTTGCCGAAAGAAAGGAATCTGTAGAAGATAAGCGCGATAACCTTCAGAAACTGAATGAGCAGCTTCAGCAGAAGCTATTCAATTTCCAGAAATTATATGAAGAAGAGCATCGTAAACTGCAGTTCGGGAATAAAATTGAGGCTTTTATCGACAGCTACGTAAAAGGAAAGTCCAGAAAAGATGTGGTAAAAGATTTTGTAAAAATTCTTGAGCAGGAAAAATTCAGAAAACTGGGTACAGATAAAGATGAATCCAAACGTCTGCAGGTTGTAAAAAGAAAGATAACCCAACAGCTTAAAAAGGAGGAAGTAATTGAAAAAATTACGGAAACCAATGAAAAACTGGAGGAAAAACGCAAAACCGACCGCGCTCTCTGGATGAAAGTCGGGCAACGCGTCCGTATTTCCGGCAGCACAAGTGTGGGAACGATTGAAAAAATTTCACGGAATAAAGTGATCGTAAATTACGGAACATTCAAAACAACGATTGACGCAGACGAACTGGAAAGAATTTAA
- a CDS encoding YcxB family protein, giving the protein MITVKTHISFKDFLMFHLKSSLIRLIAFPLLILLFFIVKLFADGNSEQEILLSASMWLGIMFLFIVIRSFLRLRFAFSSNKKIQENITYIFTEEKIRTEGETFDAEFAWNTVYKVKENKEWFLIYQSAQTMNMVPKKYFTKEQITGLRRMITENNVKAKLRKE; this is encoded by the coding sequence ATGATAACGGTAAAAACTCATATCAGTTTTAAGGATTTTCTGATGTTTCATCTCAAAAGTTCTTTAATAAGGCTTATTGCTTTTCCTTTGCTGATTTTGCTTTTCTTTATTGTAAAACTGTTTGCGGATGGCAATTCTGAACAGGAAATTTTGCTTTCGGCTTCAATGTGGCTCGGAATTATGTTTCTGTTTATCGTGATCCGGTCTTTTTTAAGACTGAGATTTGCTTTCAGCTCAAATAAAAAGATTCAGGAAAATATTACGTACATTTTTACGGAAGAGAAAATCCGTACGGAAGGAGAAACTTTTGATGCAGAATTTGCATGGAATACAGTTTATAAAGTGAAGGAAAATAAAGAATGGTTTCTGATCTACCAAAGTGCACAGACGATGAATATGGTCCCGAAAAAGTATTTTACAAAGGAGCAGATTACCGGATTGCGAAGAATGATTACAGAAAATAATGTAAAAGCAAAGCTCAGAAAAGAGTAA
- a CDS encoding ATP-binding cassette domain-containing protein — protein MSRLHIDSLTKSFNEKKILRDIYISCETGKVIGLLGRNGTGKSTLLKIVFGTEKGDSQFIRVDDKVLQNQMDRKGRIAYLPQYSFLPKGIKIKNLISLFCTKENADQLFKSDLLKPFLNTTPRNLSGGEKKIVEVILMIYSDSKFVLLDEPFNALSPKMISEIQKMIKEQSQQKGFIISDHRYQEVLDISDEIYLLSDTYLKKIKDFKELQQYNYLPKNI, from the coding sequence ATGAGCAGATTACATATTGACAGCCTCACAAAATCTTTTAATGAAAAGAAAATCCTAAGAGATATCTACATCAGTTGTGAAACGGGAAAGGTAATCGGTTTGCTGGGAAGAAACGGTACGGGAAAATCTACTCTTTTAAAAATTGTTTTCGGGACCGAGAAGGGAGATTCTCAGTTTATCAGAGTGGATGATAAAGTTCTGCAAAATCAGATGGACAGGAAAGGAAGAATTGCTTATTTACCTCAATACTCATTTCTTCCGAAAGGTATTAAAATAAAAAACCTGATCTCCCTTTTCTGTACTAAAGAAAACGCGGATCAGCTTTTTAAATCAGATCTGCTAAAACCTTTTTTGAATACAACTCCACGAAACCTTTCAGGGGGCGAGAAAAAAATTGTTGAGGTTATTTTAATGATCTATTCCGATTCGAAATTTGTTCTTCTGGATGAACCTTTTAACGCTTTATCACCGAAAATGATTTCTGAAATTCAAAAAATGATCAAAGAACAGTCTCAGCAGAAGGGATTTATTATTTCAGATCACCGTTATCAGGAGGTTTTGGATATTTCAGATGAAATTTATCTGCTTTCTGATACGTATCTGAAGAAGATTAAAGATTTTAAAGAATTGCAGCAGTATAATTATCTTCCGAAGAATATTTAA
- a CDS encoding acyl-CoA thioesterase, with protein MTTEERIEASETRIFKAVFPNTTNHYDTLFGGTAMQLMDEVAFIAATRFARKRVVTVSSDKIDFKRSIPAGTIVELIGKVVHVGKTSMKVNVEIFTEQMYSYERERAIVGDFTFVAIDEFKKPIQIL; from the coding sequence ATGACTACAGAAGAAAGAATTGAAGCATCCGAAACCCGAATTTTTAAAGCGGTTTTCCCAAACACAACCAATCATTACGATACTCTTTTCGGAGGTACGGCGATGCAGCTAATGGATGAAGTGGCTTTTATTGCAGCAACAAGATTTGCAAGAAAACGCGTGGTAACCGTAAGCAGCGATAAAATTGATTTTAAAAGATCGATCCCCGCAGGAACGATTGTGGAGTTAATCGGAAAAGTTGTTCATGTAGGAAAAACAAGCATGAAAGTAAATGTAGAAATTTTTACGGAACAGATGTATTCTTATGAAAGGGAAAGAGCGATCGTAGGAGATTTTACTTTTGTAGCGATTGATGAATTTAAGAAGCCAATTCAAATATTATAA